One genomic segment of Rhizobium gallicum bv. gallicum R602sp includes these proteins:
- a CDS encoding adenylate/guanylate cyclase domain-containing protein → MSTENVERRLTAILAADISGYSRLMGNDEEGTLAQLKAHRRALVDRKINEHRGRIVKTTGDGMLVEFASVVEAVRCAVEIQRGMAERNVAVPAGQRIEFRVGINVGDIIIEDDDIFGDGVNVAARLEGLAEPGGICVSGRVQEDVQGKLDIAFEDIGEQKLKNIARPVRAFRVRLSATAAPAPAGWRRGLFAALALMILLILGALWAGLGSEWKLLSILRSGDQFTKSAEVGTKPAIAILPFLNQSDDSARQYFADGLTQDIINALGRFSALTVMSWNAVFPYKGKPASPEEIGRGLAVSYLVEGSVRQTGDRVRVIAQLVDTRQGRVIWSARFEEALADVFALQDNIVTRIVRVLAIRVTQIEQNRVFAKPTENLAAYDYVLRARPALQSPTHANNVEARALLRRAIELDPNYAAAYAALAETYHIASSMGWAESPTAFLSRAEELAIKALSLDDFDVRARITLGHIHLFRQRYNQAEVEIERAIAINPNDAHGLAGRGTILLWLGQTDAAIEALEQAQRIDPDLNAIDRFALSLAYYLKRRYDAAIEQAELSLRTTAGANFSRILLAAAYAQDDRAEDAARVVAMIRRVDPTFDPQEFGTKFLSSGDLEHLRDGFRKARLYPVTGDLSPAERMDR, encoded by the coding sequence TTGTCAACCGAGAATGTAGAGCGGCGACTTACGGCCATTCTAGCGGCCGACATCTCCGGCTACAGCCGGCTGATGGGCAACGACGAGGAAGGTACGCTCGCCCAGCTGAAGGCGCATCGGCGTGCTCTGGTCGACCGAAAGATCAACGAACACCGCGGGCGGATTGTCAAGACCACCGGCGATGGGATGCTGGTCGAGTTCGCGAGTGTGGTCGAGGCCGTGCGCTGCGCCGTCGAGATCCAGCGCGGCATGGCGGAACGCAATGTCGCGGTGCCGGCAGGACAACGTATCGAGTTCCGCGTCGGCATCAATGTCGGCGACATCATCATCGAGGATGACGACATTTTCGGGGATGGCGTCAACGTGGCGGCTCGCTTGGAGGGGCTCGCGGAGCCTGGCGGCATCTGCGTCTCGGGCCGCGTGCAGGAAGACGTGCAAGGCAAGCTCGACATTGCCTTTGAGGATATCGGCGAACAGAAGCTCAAGAACATCGCTCGGCCGGTGCGCGCCTTTCGCGTGCGGCTCTCCGCCACGGCCGCTCCGGCGCCCGCCGGCTGGCGCCGGGGATTGTTCGCCGCTCTGGCTCTGATGATTTTGCTTATTTTAGGCGCGCTATGGGCCGGTCTAGGCTCTGAGTGGAAACTTCTCAGCATTCTGCGCTCTGGCGATCAATTCACAAAAAGTGCTGAAGTCGGCACGAAACCCGCGATCGCCATTCTCCCGTTCCTGAACCAGAGCGACGATTCGGCTCGTCAGTATTTCGCGGATGGATTGACGCAGGATATCATCAACGCACTCGGACGGTTCTCCGCGCTGACCGTAATGTCGTGGAACGCGGTCTTCCCCTACAAGGGAAAGCCCGCAAGCCCGGAGGAGATCGGCCGCGGTCTCGCCGTCAGCTATCTGGTCGAAGGCAGCGTCCGCCAGACCGGCGACCGCGTGCGGGTCATCGCGCAACTCGTCGACACAAGGCAGGGACGGGTGATTTGGTCTGCACGCTTCGAGGAGGCGCTGGCGGACGTGTTCGCGCTGCAGGACAACATTGTCACTCGCATCGTCAGAGTCCTGGCGATTCGCGTGACGCAGATCGAACAAAATCGGGTGTTCGCGAAGCCAACCGAAAATCTCGCAGCCTATGATTACGTGCTGCGCGCCAGGCCGGCATTGCAGAGCCCGACGCATGCAAACAATGTGGAGGCGCGCGCCCTGCTCAGACGCGCCATCGAGCTTGACCCGAACTACGCTGCTGCATATGCGGCCCTTGCCGAAACCTATCACATTGCCAGCTCGATGGGCTGGGCGGAATCGCCAACCGCCTTCCTGAGCCGTGCCGAGGAACTGGCAATCAAGGCGCTGAGCCTTGATGATTTCGACGTGCGCGCGCGCATCACTCTCGGCCACATCCACCTCTTTCGTCAGAGATACAACCAGGCAGAGGTTGAGATCGAGCGCGCCATTGCGATCAATCCGAACGATGCTCACGGCCTCGCCGGGCGCGGCACCATCCTGTTGTGGCTGGGACAGACGGATGCGGCGATCGAGGCCTTGGAGCAGGCGCAGCGTATCGACCCCGATCTCAATGCGATCGATCGCTTTGCGCTGAGCCTGGCCTACTATCTGAAACGGCGTTACGACGCGGCGATCGAACAGGCGGAACTTAGTCTTCGAACAACCGCAGGCGCGAACTTCAGCCGTATCCTGCTGGCGGCAGCCTATGCGCAAGACGATCGAGCGGAGGATGCCGCGCGTGTCGTGGCGATGATACGCCGCGTCGACCCAACCTTCGACCCGCAGGAGTTCGGAACCAAGTTTCTAAGCTCTGGCGATCTCGAACATCTGCGCGACGGATTCCGCAAGGCCCGCCTCTACCCTGTCACAGGCGACCTGTCACCGGCCGAGAGAATGGACCGCTAA
- a CDS encoding YHS domain-containing (seleno)protein: MHNVSRRNAIRLVLAVTAALFATSMPSFATEAVPLAIKGYDPVAYFTIGSPTRGLPEIEYEWDEHRYLFVNADHRELFKADPVRYAPEFGNFCAMALALGELDEANPENWLISDGKLYIFGKPAPMGPALFQQDLAANIAKANQNRALLEGH; encoded by the coding sequence ATGCACAATGTCTCTCGGAGAAATGCCATTCGCCTCGTTCTGGCGGTCACAGCCGCCCTGTTTGCGACCTCGATGCCCTCTTTTGCCACGGAAGCGGTTCCGCTGGCGATCAAGGGTTATGACCCGGTCGCCTATTTCACCATCGGAAGCCCCACGCGCGGGCTGCCGGAGATCGAGTACGAATGGGATGAGCACCGCTACCTCTTCGTGAACGCCGACCATCGCGAGCTTTTCAAGGCCGATCCTGTTCGCTACGCGCCAGAGTTCGGAAATTTTTGTGCAATGGCGCTGGCCCTGGGCGAGCTCGACGAGGCCAACCCGGAGAACTGGCTGATCAGCGACGGAAAGCTTTATATTTTCGGCAAACCGGCCCCGATGGGACCCGCGCTTTTCCAGCAGGACCTTGCTGCGAACATCGCGAAGGCCAACCAGAACCGCGCGCTGCTTGAAGGACATTAG
- the murA gene encoding UDP-N-acetylglucosamine 1-carboxyvinyltransferase → MDRIRIVGGNELNGIIPISGAKNAALPLMIASLLTSDTLTLENVPHLADVELLMRILGNHGVDVAVNGRRERQEDSYARTIHFTCRTIVDTTAPYELVSKMRASFWVIGPLLAREGHCRVSLPGGCAIGTRPVDLFLEGLAALGANLEIDGGYINATAPNGGLIGARYAFPKVSVGATHVMMMAATLARGTTVIGNAAREPEVVDLANCLNAMGAKISGQGTSTITIEGVQSLSGARHRVLPDRIETGTYAMAVAMTGGDVVLENTDAALLETAFETLRRAGAEISPTNNGVRVRRNGAGIRPVDVVTDPFPGFPTDLQAQFMALMTRSSGISHVTETIFENRFMHVQELARLGAKISLSGQTAKIEGVPRLKGAPVMATDLRASVSLVIAGLAAEGETMVSRVYHLDRGFERLEEKLTRCGAIVERVSE, encoded by the coding sequence ATGGATCGTATCAGAATTGTCGGCGGTAATGAGCTCAATGGCATCATTCCGATTTCCGGCGCCAAGAATGCTGCCTTGCCGCTAATGATCGCCTCGCTTTTGACCAGCGATACCTTGACGCTCGAAAACGTCCCTCATCTGGCGGATGTCGAACTATTGATGCGCATCCTCGGCAATCATGGTGTCGACGTTGCCGTCAACGGCCGCCGCGAGCGCCAGGAAGACTCCTATGCACGCACGATCCACTTCACCTGCCGCACCATCGTCGATACGACCGCGCCCTATGAGCTGGTCTCGAAGATGCGCGCTTCCTTCTGGGTCATCGGACCGCTCCTCGCGCGCGAAGGCCACTGCCGCGTCTCTTTGCCGGGCGGCTGCGCCATCGGCACGCGTCCGGTGGATCTCTTTCTCGAAGGACTTGCAGCGCTCGGCGCAAACCTCGAAATCGACGGCGGCTATATCAACGCCACGGCACCGAACGGAGGCCTGATCGGCGCGCGCTACGCTTTCCCGAAAGTTTCCGTCGGTGCGACCCATGTCATGATGATGGCGGCAACGCTTGCCCGCGGTACCACGGTCATCGGCAATGCCGCGCGCGAACCGGAAGTCGTCGACCTCGCCAACTGCCTGAACGCCATGGGCGCAAAAATTTCCGGCCAGGGCACCTCGACGATCACCATCGAAGGCGTGCAATCGCTTTCCGGCGCGCGCCACCGCGTCCTGCCGGACCGCATCGAGACCGGCACTTATGCCATGGCCGTCGCGATGACCGGTGGCGACGTCGTTCTGGAAAACACCGATGCAGCTCTGCTCGAAACTGCATTCGAGACCCTGCGCCGTGCCGGCGCGGAAATCTCGCCGACCAACAACGGCGTGCGCGTCAGGCGCAATGGTGCCGGCATCAGGCCGGTCGATGTCGTGACCGATCCGTTCCCCGGCTTCCCGACGGACCTGCAGGCGCAGTTCATGGCACTGATGACGCGCTCCTCCGGTATTTCGCATGTGACGGAAACCATCTTCGAAAACCGCTTCATGCATGTGCAGGAGCTTGCCCGCCTCGGCGCGAAGATTTCGCTTTCCGGCCAGACGGCGAAGATCGAGGGCGTGCCGCGGCTGAAGGGCGCTCCGGTGATGGCAACGGACCTACGTGCTTCCGTTTCGCTGGTGATCGCCGGTCTTGCCGCCGAAGGTGAAACTATGGTGTCGCGCGTCTATCACCTCGATCGCGGCTTCGAGCGGCTGGAAGAAAAGCTCACCCGCTGCGGCGCGATCGTCGAGCGCGTCAGCGAATAG